In a genomic window of Thiosocius teredinicola:
- the mnmH gene encoding tRNA 2-selenouridine(34) synthase MnmH: MPANLQQIDDLYHLFLNDVPLLDVRAPVEFAEGAFPLAVNHPLIDDEERHRIGIEYKHAGQDKAIELGEQLVSGTIKQQRIARWKAFLDAHPNAVLYCFRGGMRSKISQHWLAEETGIECPRVHGGYKAMRRFLLQQVETDSAECRPVVIGGRTGVGKTRLLQQCAFNIDLEGLANHRGSAFGHHARPQPTQIDFENAVAIALMKHVAAGNRHFVAEDEGRNIGSRHIPPCFFARLQSAPVVILEASDAQRVEITLQEYVHDALAEFNTEYGDAEGFQHWADYLQNSLDRISKRLGGERHATARGLLVEAIERHAASGDTAAHAAWIEYLLNEYYDGMYEYQLSKKAERVVFRGDKTAVAEFIQHEFAIRTHP, encoded by the coding sequence ATGCCCGCTAACCTCCAGCAAATCGACGATCTCTACCATCTGTTTCTAAACGACGTGCCACTGCTGGATGTTCGCGCGCCGGTGGAGTTTGCCGAAGGTGCTTTCCCGCTGGCGGTCAATCACCCTTTGATCGACGATGAAGAGCGGCACCGCATCGGCATCGAGTACAAGCACGCCGGCCAGGACAAGGCGATCGAGCTGGGCGAGCAGTTGGTCAGCGGCACGATCAAGCAACAACGCATCGCGCGCTGGAAGGCCTTCCTCGACGCGCATCCAAACGCCGTGCTGTACTGTTTTCGCGGTGGCATGCGGTCGAAGATATCCCAGCACTGGCTGGCCGAAGAGACCGGGATCGAATGCCCGCGCGTGCACGGCGGCTATAAGGCGATGCGGCGCTTTCTGCTGCAGCAAGTCGAAACCGACAGCGCCGAGTGTCGACCGGTGGTGATTGGCGGCAGAACGGGCGTCGGTAAAACGCGTTTGCTGCAGCAATGTGCATTCAATATCGACCTGGAAGGCCTGGCCAACCACCGGGGGTCGGCATTCGGCCACCATGCCCGACCGCAGCCTACACAGATCGACTTTGAAAACGCCGTCGCCATCGCCTTGATGAAGCATGTCGCCGCCGGCAATCGACACTTCGTTGCCGAGGACGAAGGCCGCAACATCGGCAGCCGGCATATACCGCCCTGTTTCTTTGCGCGCCTGCAATCCGCGCCCGTCGTGATCCTCGAGGCCAGCGACGCGCAGCGCGTCGAGATCACCCTGCAGGAGTATGTCCATGATGCCCTGGCCGAATTCAATACCGAGTACGGTGACGCTGAAGGATTCCAGCACTGGGCGGACTATTTGCAGAACAGTCTGGATCGGATCAGCAAGCGCCTCGGCGGAGAACGCCATGCAACCGCCCGCGGGCTGCTTGTCGAGGCCATCGAGAGGCACGCCGCCAGCGGTGACACGGCCGCGCACGCCGCCTGGATCGAGTATCTTCTGAATGAGTACTACGATGGAATGTATGAATATCAGCTCAGCAAAAAGGCCGAGCGCGTCGTTTTTCGCGGCGACAAGACGGCTGTGGCCGAGTTTATTCAGCACGAGTTTGCTATCCGAACCCACCCCTGA